A segment of the Acidobacteriota bacterium genome:
GAAAACTCCGGAAATGCCCCCAACTGAAGTTGGGGGGATTTATGGAGTTTTCACACGATCTCTGCAGGTCGAGGGGCGCACTCCACACGAGTGATGATAAAATGATCGCTCGCATCGGAATCTGCGTTTAAGTCCTCCAGTATGAAGCTGAGCTTTTCATTCGTGATCGCATTGACTCTTCTCCTTAGCGGATCGCCGCTGGGCGACAGGTTCGTTCAAACCTCTTGCCTCGCGCAAACGGTTCACGCGCAAGTTCCGCAAGCTACGATCGAAGACGAACGCGGGATTGTCGCGCTCGACCAGGCGCTGCGCGAGATCACCAACCCCTTCACCGTTCTGTGCATCGCCGCCCGTCCTGGCGATGAAGACGACGGCGCGCTCGCCTATGTGCGCAAGAAGCTCGGCGCGCGCGCGGTCATGTTGTTCGCAACTCGCGGTGAAGGCGAAGACAGCCCGTCGCGCGCCGAGTTGGACCAGGAACTGGGTGCGATTCGCACTCGCGAAGCGCTCGAAGCAGCGAGGATCGTCGGCGCGGATGTAATGTTTCTCAACCTTCGGGACATCGGGTATTCGAAGTCGGCCGATGAGGCCTTGAGCATTTGGGGACACGATGAAGGTTTGCGGCGCATGGTCAGGGCAATTCGGCTGCTGCGTCCCGACGTGATCATCACCAACCACCACTCCAGGTCCGGCGAAGGCGTCGAACAAGCGGTGACTCGACTCGCCCTCGAAGCCTTCACCGCGGCAGGACAGACAAAACTGGCCCCGGAAGCCGGTTCCGAGGCGTGGCAAGTCCGTCGTTTCTTCAGACGAACCGATGACTCCGGCGAAGGCGTCAAGATCGACCTCAACGAATACGACCACGCCCGCGGGCTGACTTATGCGCAGATTGGACTGGCGGCGCACCACCGCTTCCTATCGCGAAGCGCAAGTTTAGACCGGCTGACGCCTGAACGTGAGACAAGCTATTTCAAGCCGATAGATTCGCCTGCGGATCAAGAGACGATGAAGCCGGGCGCCGGACTGCTTGACGGGCTGACGCTTCCCGAGAACGTGACCCGCTCGATCGTTCAGCCTCGCGTTGGCGATCTGGGAGTCGTCGATGCGATTGCTACCGGCGAGCGATTGATCGACGCGCTGATCGAGAAACTCATCGAGAAGCGCGCCGAAGGAACGGCCGAAGCAATGCACGAACGGTACGGCGCCGATTTCGTTCGAGTCATCAGATTCACCACCGCCCTCGAGCGCGCGCTGGCGCTGGCTCTCGGGCTGAACCTTGAAGTCACCGTCTCTGACCGCGTGGTCGTGCCCGGCCAGAAGCTTGTTGCGCGCCTCGTGCTTCGCAACGGCGGTCGTCGATCGTTTCCAGTCGTGCTGAGCACGCCCGAGCGCATTCCCATCACCGAAAAGGATTCAGCTTTCAAAGACTCCGAGGTCATAGGCCTGGGGACTGGCGGTCTCGCGTTCAAGGAGTTCGAATACGAGATACCGAAAGACGCGGCGCCTACGCTGCCGACGTCAGCACACCTTTACGATGAGCAGTACTATGCGGTCGGTTCATCGCTGCCGGGAGCGCAGCCCGCCGACCCCTTCGGCGTCCGTCTGGTGGCGTCGGCCGAAGTAGGTCTGGGCCAGGTGAACATCCGCGTCGCCGCGCTAGTCAGATTCGACATCGCGCCGCCGATCGAGATTTCAACGATTCCATTCGCTTTGATCAAAGACTGGTCGAAGCCGAGGGAGATCGACTTTCCAGTGCGCGTGCGGAATCGAACGCCGGGCAGGCTGGCAGGCGCGCTGTGGGTGGTCCCGCTGGCGCTGAGCGACGACGAATACGAACCGGTCCACATCGCGTTTGGCCGCGAAGACGAAGAGATAACCGTCAATCTCAAGCTCCGCCTGCCGATCTTGAAGCCGCCCCTGTCACCAGACGTGCTGATCGAGTTTCGCCGTGAGAAACCTGCGCTGCCCGATCCGCTCGGCTCCGCCAAGATCGCGGTGAAAGCGATCGACCTCGAACTCGCCGACGGACTCAAAGCGGGTTGCATCCGCGGGCTCGACGACTGGCTCTCGTTTGCGTTTACCGAACTCGGGGTCGAGCACAGCGAGCTGAGAATCGATGACATAAGCAACACTGAGCATGGCAACGGCAACGTCGCCCCGCAGTCTCGCATTGGGTGCGGCGACCTGGCGCGATTCACAACTATTGTCGTAGACGGCAACGCTTACTTCGCGCGGCCGGAGCTTGGGCTGCATAACAGGTGTTTGCTTCGATACGTGCGGCAGGGCGGCAACCTGGTCGTGCTCACCCAGCGGCCCGATGACTGGAATCTCGCGTTGGCCCGCACTCAATTCGCGCCCTATCCGATCAAGCTATCGAAGGACAGAATCGCGTTCGAGACTGCCCGCGTGAACATCCTGGACCCCGATCACCCGCTGATGTCCCGGCCAAACAAGATTACGGCAAAGGATTTCGAAGGCTGGACTGTCGAGCGAGCCGCCGCCGTTCCCCGAAAGTGGTCAAGCGAGTACACTCCGCTGCTGGAGTCGAGCGACCCGGGAGAAGAGCCCACGCGGGGAGGCTTGCTCATCGCGCGCTACGGAGAGGGAACATATATCTACATAAGCTTCGCATTGCGCCGCCAACTGCTATCGCCAAATGCGGGACCGTACCGGTTGTTCGCCAACCTCATGAGCCTTCCCAACATCGCGAAGACCAAACCGCAATAGTTGCATCTTCGGATAGAAACGAAATCGCGGAGACCGTCATAGACATGTGAGGCGCACCCAAAGGGTGCAAAAGGGTAGAAGAAAGAAAGGTACTAATAGAGTCATGCCACCAAAAGGACCGAATTCATTTGAAGATGCAACGAACCAGTATCGGATATGGCTGGGCGCCAAGGTAACCATCACCGACGACGAATGGGATAAGCGAACAAAAAGGATCGCCGAGAGTTCCCCGTTTGAATACCTGCGCGCGACCTTCTATCGGTGGTCCCAATGGTGGCCGAAGGTCTGCGAGGAATTGAATGACGCGCCCCTCGTGCTGGGGATCGGCGATCTGCACGTCGAGAACTTCGGCACCTGGCGTGATGCTGAGGGACGTCTTGTTTGGGGCGTCAATGACTTCGATGAGAGTTGTTGCCTGCCCTACACCAACGACCTCGTACGACTGGCCGCCAGTGCTCGGCTTGCACTCGAGGAGCCGGAAACAAAGAAAATCCTAAAGGAAGCCAAAGAGAAAGGGTCTTCCAAGCAGAAGAGCATCAAGGATCTCAAGGACGTTACCGATAGCGTTGACGAAAAATTTCGCCGGGCGTGCAGTGCGATAGAGAGCGGATACCGCAACGCCCTTGATCCGAGCCGCAAGGATGTAGTTCGTCGCCCCTTCGTGCTCGCCGAGAAGGAGGCGTACGCATGGTTGCGCGAGATCGTGCTGAACAAACTCCGCATGAAAGAGGGCGGAAGCGAATTCGACAAGTTCTTCCACGAGCTGACAGATTTGCCGAAGGTCAGCGGCCAGGTTCCCAAGTCGGCATTGGAGGCGTTGAATCAATCCATGCCCGAACCAGGCGTGGCGTTCAGCATCGGAACGCGCGAGGCGGGGTTGGGCAGCTTAGGTCGCCAGC
Coding sequences within it:
- a CDS encoding PIG-L family deacetylase — its product is MKLSFSFVIALTLLLSGSPLGDRFVQTSCLAQTVHAQVPQATIEDERGIVALDQALREITNPFTVLCIAARPGDEDDGALAYVRKKLGARAVMLFATRGEGEDSPSRAELDQELGAIRTREALEAARIVGADVMFLNLRDIGYSKSADEALSIWGHDEGLRRMVRAIRLLRPDVIITNHHSRSGEGVEQAVTRLALEAFTAAGQTKLAPEAGSEAWQVRRFFRRTDDSGEGVKIDLNEYDHARGLTYAQIGLAAHHRFLSRSASLDRLTPERETSYFKPIDSPADQETMKPGAGLLDGLTLPENVTRSIVQPRVGDLGVVDAIATGERLIDALIEKLIEKRAEGTAEAMHERYGADFVRVIRFTTALERALALALGLNLEVTVSDRVVVPGQKLVARLVLRNGGRRSFPVVLSTPERIPITEKDSAFKDSEVIGLGTGGLAFKEFEYEIPKDAAPTLPTSAHLYDEQYYAVGSSLPGAQPADPFGVRLVASAEVGLGQVNIRVAALVRFDIAPPIEISTIPFALIKDWSKPREIDFPVRVRNRTPGRLAGALWVVPLALSDDEYEPVHIAFGREDEEITVNLKLRLPILKPPLSPDVLIEFRREKPALPDPLGSAKIAVKAIDLELADGLKAGCIRGLDDWLSFAFTELGVEHSELRIDDISNTEHGNGNVAPQSRIGCGDLARFTTIVVDGNAYFARPELGLHNRCLLRYVRQGGNLVVLTQRPDDWNLALARTQFAPYPIKLSKDRIAFETARVNILDPDHPLMSRPNKITAKDFEGWTVERAAAVPRKWSSEYTPLLESSDPGEEPTRGGLLIARYGEGTYIYISFALRRQLLSPNAGPYRLFANLMSLPNIAKTKPQ
- a CDS encoding DUF2252 family protein encodes the protein MPPKGPNSFEDATNQYRIWLGAKVTITDDEWDKRTKRIAESSPFEYLRATFYRWSQWWPKVCEELNDAPLVLGIGDLHVENFGTWRDAEGRLVWGVNDFDESCCLPYTNDLVRLAASARLALEEPETKKILKEAKEKGSSKQKSIKDLKDVTDSVDEKFRRACSAIESGYRNALDPSRKDVVRRPFVLAEKEAYAWLREIVLNKLRMKEGGSEFDKFFHELTDLPKVSGQVPKSALEALNQSMPEPGVAFSIGTREAGLGSLGRQRFTAIVDDWRGGILAREAKALAPSAWLWWTDERRNTTEILYEEALRHAVRAPDPWVRIFAGQESWVVRRLAPDSGKVKLKDLPKESQLEDDLWLAMGHETANVHLALGNVWKDLEQRTNKDPDWLYPYATAMADKTMEDWATI